A stretch of Fusarium fujikuroi IMI 58289 draft genome, chromosome FFUJ_chr10 DNA encodes these proteins:
- a CDS encoding related to photosystem II protein D2: MSLAQHVTQTEGFDYEGPANPNYEGPSHPSVSPGFGTGNILVPGDECDQSGDRSEWRRLSFAPVEVAKKLPNIAAYNVSNLKRYIQVATGIIACWFAAGIVFGFAALKPILVKEGIYSELCPVVDYRIPCAEQDMRLNLLFISASISANVSSLLAGTVLDRFGRRVCWLVSSVLLTLGSLMMAISFSHPGFHGYLIGNILLAFGGTFIFVSSYQLSNAFPKYSGLIVALVTGAFDASAAVFLFYRMAYEASGGSFSLDKFFYGYISVPVAILLAEFLWMPAHSYHTLPQLEIKIEHAQDRTRDVQESDEEIDDTNELTRIRSARAGHRKAKLEKIEELAGDSQERGERVKEEEGRQEASGVWGVLHGMPAHKQMMTPWFILILVLTILQMIRMNYFIAGVRSQYRYMLGSDKAAERINEFFDAALPIGGVAATPFIGILLNNLSVPTTFAVLTVFIIVIGVLNCIPNIMAGYFTVVAFVFFRPLYYSAVSDYATKVFGFATFGRIYGTITCVSGITQLIQSGLDALTHGPLHNDPTPVNATLGAVGALVGLILTIFITVKGRVFVEKKVEMEADGERERLLSDAQNGYGTSH, encoded by the exons ATGTCTCTCGCCCAGCACGTAACCCAGACTGAGGGCTTCGATTACGAAGGCCCAGCGAATCCCAACTACGAAGGCCCGAGTCATCCGAGTGTTTCCCCTGGCTTCGGAACGGGAAACATTCTTGTTCCTGGGGATGAATGCGACCAAAGCGGTGATCGATCAGAATGGCGACGATTGAGTTTTGCGCCCGTTGAGGTTGCTAAAAAATTGCCCAACATCGCGGCTTACAACGTCTCCAACCTCAAGCGCTACA TTCAGGTAGCGACTGGTATAATTGCATGTTGGTTTGCAGCAGGTATTGTCTTCGGTTTCGCCGCCCTCAAGCCAATTCTCGTCAAGGAGGGCATCTATTCCGAACTCTGCCCCGTGGTGGACTACAGGATCCCATGCGCTGAGCAGGACATGCGCTTGAACCTTTTGTTCATCTCTGCTTCAATCTCTGCGaatgtttcttctcttttggcTGGCACTGTCCTTGATCGCTTTGGTCGACGAGTTTGTTGGCTGGTCTCGAGTGTTCTGCTCACCCTCGGttcgttgatgatggccaTCTCATTCTCGCATCCCGGCTTCCACGGATACCTCATTGGTAACATCCTTCTCGCTTTCGGCGGTACATTTATCTTCGTTTCTAGTTACCAACTTTCGAACGCGTTCCCGAAATATTCTGGACTCATTGTCGCGCTCGTCACCGGCGCATTTGATGCCTCGGCTGCAGTGTTTTTGTTCTATCGCATGGCTTATGAAGCATCCGGTGGATCATTTTCGCTCGACAAGTTCTTCTACGGCTACATTTCCGTCCCGGTAGCCATTTTACTGGCTGAATTCCTCTGGATGCCAGCGCACTCGTACCATACCCTTCCGCAActtgagatcaagatcgagCACGCTCAAGACCGCACTCGCGATGTTCAGGAATCGGACGAAGAGATCGATGATACAAATGAACTCACCCGCATTCGAAGTGCTAGAGCCGGCCATAGAaaagccaagcttgagaagattgaggaACTCGCTGGTGATAGCCAAGAACGAGGCGAACGcgtcaaagaagaggagggccGACAGGAAGCCAGCGGTGTCTGGGGTGTTCTCCACGGGATGCCAGCCCACAAGCAGATGATGACGCCTTGGTTCATCCTCATACTTGTCTTGACCATCCTCCAGATGATCCGAATGAACTACTTCATCGCCGGTGTCAGATCGCAGTACCGATACATGTTGGGCTCCGACAAAGCCGCTGAGCGTATCAATGAGTTCTTCGATGCTGCCCTGCCTATCGGAGGCGTTGCTGCGACGCCGTTTATTGGAATATTGCTTAATAACCTGAGTGTGCCTACCACCTTTGCTGTTTTGACGGTGTTCATCATCGTGATTGGCGTCTTGAACTGTATTCCGAACATCATGGCTGGATACTTCACAGTCGTTGCTTTTGTCTTCTTCCGTCCTCTATACTATTCTGCCGTCTC TGACTACGCTACCAAAGTCTTTGGCTTCGCTACTTTCGGTCGCATTTATGGTACCATCACTTGCGTCTCTGGAATCACGCAGCTCATTCAGTCCGGACTCGATGCCCTCACGCATGGCCCACTCCACAATGACCCAACACCTGTCAACGCGACTTTGGGTGCCGTTGGAGCTCTTGTGGGTCTTATTCtgaccatcttcatcaccgtCAAGGGTAGAGTCTTTGTCGAAaagaaggttgagatggAGGCCGATGGTGAGAGAGAACGGCTCTTGTCAGATGCTCAGAATGGGTATGGAACAAGTCACTGA
- a CDS encoding related to xylosidase/arabinosidase — protein MRFSWLLYPLLAMGSALPETKTDVSTYTNPVLPGWHSDPSCIQKDGLFLCVTSTFISFPGLPVYASRDLVNWRLISHVWNREKQLPGISWKTAGQQQGMYAPTIRYHKGTYYVICEYLGVGDIIGVIFKTTNPWDESSWSDPVTFKPTHIDPDLFWDDDGKVYCATHGITLQELDLETGELSPELNIWNGTGGVWPEGPHIYKRDGYYYLMIAEGGTAEDHAITIARARKITGPYEAYKNNPILTNRGTSEYFQTVGHGDLFQDTKGNWWGLCLATRITASGVSPMGREAVLFNGTWNKGEWPKLQPVRGRMPGNLLPKPTRNVPGDRPFSADPDNYNLKKTKKIPPHFVHHRVPREGAFSLSSKGLHIVPSRNNVTGSVLAGDEIELSGQRGLAFIGRRQTHTLFKYSVDIDFKPKSDDQEAGITVFRTQFDHIDLGIVRLPTKQGSNKKSKLAFRFRATGAQNVPTPKVVAVPDGWEKGVISLHIEAANATHYNLGASSHRGKTLIIATASASLVSGGMGQFVGSLLGPYATCNGKGSGVDCPKGGDVYVTQWTYKPVAQEIDHGVFVKSEM, from the coding sequence ATGCGCTTCTCTTGGCTATTGTACCCGCTTCTAGCAATGGGAAGTGCTCTTCCCGAAACGAAGACGGATGTTTCTACATACACCAACCCTGTACTTCCCGGATGGCACTCAGACCCATCATGCATTCAGAAAGATGGCCTCTTTCTCTGTGTCACTTCGACTTTCATCTCTTTCCCAGGTCTTCCCGTCTATGCTTCGCGGGATCTAGTTAACTGGCGTCTCATCAGTCATGTCTGGAACCGCGAGAAACAGTTGCCGGGCATTAGCTGGAAGACAGCGGGACAGCAGCAAGGAATGTACGCTCCAACTATTCGATACCACAAGGGAACATACTACGTCATCTGCGAGTACCTAGGTGTCGGAGATATCATTGgcgtcatcttcaagaccaccaaTCCGTGGGATGAGAGTAGTTGGAGTGACCCTGTTACCTTCAAGCCAACACACATCGACCCCGACCTCTTTTGggacgatgatggaaaggTTTATTGTGCTACCCATGGCATCACTCTGCAGGAGCTTGATTTGGAAACCGGAGAGCTTAGCCCGGAGCTTAACATTTGGAACGGCACAGGGGGCGTATGGCCCGAGGGACCCCATATCTACAAGCGCGACGGTTACTACTATCTCATGATTGCCGAGGGTGGGACTGCTGAAGACCACGCTATCACTATCGCTCGAGCACGCAAGATCACCGGCCCATACGAAGCTTACAAGAACAACCCAATATTGACCAACCGCGGAACATCTGAGTACTTCCAGACCGTTGGCCATGGCGATTTGTTCCAAGACACCAAAGGCAACTGGTGGGGTCTCTGTCTAGCTACTCGCATCACAGCATCAGGAGTTTCGCCCATGGGCCGTGAAGCCGTTCTATTTAATGGCACATGGAACAAGGGCGAATGGCCCAAGCTGCAACCGGTGCGAGGCCGGATGCCTGGAAACCTTCTCCCAAAGCCGACACGAAACGTTCCAGGAGATAGGCCCTTCAGCGCTGACCCGGATAACTACAACCTGAAGAAGACTAAGAAGATTCCGCCTCACTTTGTGCACCATAGAGTCCCTAGAGAGGGCGCCTTCTCTTTGTCCTCCAAGGGTCTACATATCGTGCCTAGCCGCAATAATGTTACCGGTAGTGTGTTGGCtggagatgagattgagctcTCAGGACAGCGAGGGCTAGCCTTCATCGGACGTCGCCAAACTCACACTCTGTTCAAGTACAGTGTTGATATCGACTTCAAACCCAAGTCCGACGACCAGGAAGCTGGAATCACCGTTTTCCGCACGCAGTTCGACCATATCGACCTTGGCATCGTTCGTCTTCCTACAAAGCAAGGCAGCAACAAAAAGTCCAAACTCGCCTTCCGATTCCGAGCCACAGGAGCTCAGAATGTTCCTACGCCAAAGGTAGTAGCGGTCCCCGATGGTTGGGAGAAGGGCGTAATTAGTCTACATATCGAGGCAGCCAACGCGACGCACTACAACCTTGGAGCTTCAAGCCACAGAGGCAAGaccctcatcatcgcgaCAGCATCAGCAAGTCTTGTCAGTGGAGGAATGGGCCAATTTGTTGGTAGCTTGCTTGGGCCTTATGCTACCTGTAACGGCAAAGGATCTGGAGTGGACTGTCCCAAGGGAGGCGATGTCTATGTGACCCAATGGACTTACAAGCCCGTGGCTCAAGAGATTGATCACGGAGTGTTTGTAAAATCGGAAATGTAG